In Oscillatoria acuminata PCC 6304, a single window of DNA contains:
- a CDS encoding NADH-quinone oxidoreductase subunit K has translation MLEAFVVVTILCGFFGILFKKNLLMKIFSMDIMSTGVIAYYVFVASRGGFVTPIVAADGVQKVAYADPVPQAVILTAIVIGFSIQALMLVGVMKLARDNPTLEITEIEKNNTP, from the coding sequence GTGTTAGAAGCTTTTGTCGTTGTCACCATCTTGTGTGGATTCTTTGGAATTCTCTTTAAAAAGAACCTATTGATGAAAATTTTCTCAATGGATATCATGAGTACAGGGGTAATTGCCTACTATGTATTCGTGGCATCCCGAGGGGGTTTCGTTACTCCGATTGTTGCTGCCGATGGGGTCCAAAAAGTAGCCTACGCCGATCCAGTTCCCCAAGCCGTAATTTTAACGGCGATTGTGATTGGGTTTTCAATTCAAGCTTTAATGTTAGTCGGGGTCATGAAATTAGCCCGAGATAATCCAACGTTAGAAATCACGGAAATCGAAAAAAATAATACCCCATGA
- a CDS encoding cation:proton antiporter: MNTLTILWMALPFLAGFTIFIIPQLDRYLVSFTAVASAVFAVKVFLMNSPISLQLIDSGGVTLLIDQLSGYFILTNALVTAAVILYCWQTKKSAFFYAQMIILHGSLNAAFICTDFMSLYVALEVSGIGASLLVSYPRTDRSIWVALRYLFVSNIAMLFYLIGAVLVYKAHHSFSFEGLRGAPPEALALIFMALLTKAGIFVSGLWLPLTHSESETPVSALLSGIVVKAGAFPLVRCALILEEVSPIVQLFGVGTAILGVSYALFEKDTKRLLAFSTVSQLGWIICAPAVAGFYALTHGLVKSSLFLIAGNLPSRDFKTLQTNPMPTSLWIPLVVASLSICGFPLLAGFEAKMLTLKNVLSWQSIPMNLAAVGTVICFSKLMFLPHGNAEPKKPMHIGFWLAISLLLGGLIVANAVHYELYTLANILKAIGIVVVGAVIYLALIQRWALNLPRKFEEFEHLTGVMTLIAVLLFWLAWSGH, from the coding sequence ATGAATACCCTGACAATCCTATGGATGGCCCTGCCTTTTTTGGCAGGCTTCACGATTTTTATCATTCCTCAACTGGATCGCTACCTAGTCAGTTTCACGGCGGTGGCTTCGGCGGTATTTGCAGTCAAAGTATTTTTGATGAACTCCCCGATATCCTTGCAATTAATCGATTCGGGTGGGGTGACTCTGTTGATTGATCAACTCAGCGGTTACTTTATTTTAACCAATGCCTTGGTAACTGCTGCGGTGATTCTCTACTGCTGGCAAACAAAGAAAAGCGCTTTCTTTTATGCCCAGATGATTATTCTGCATGGTAGCCTCAATGCCGCCTTTATTTGCACTGATTTTATGAGCTTATATGTGGCGCTAGAGGTGAGCGGTATAGGGGCTTCATTGCTGGTAAGCTATCCGAGAACCGATCGCTCGATTTGGGTGGCATTGCGCTATTTGTTTGTCAGCAATATCGCCATGTTGTTTTATCTGATCGGGGCAGTTCTGGTTTATAAAGCGCATCATTCCTTTAGTTTTGAAGGATTGCGCGGTGCACCCCCGGAAGCCTTGGCTTTAATTTTCATGGCGTTGTTAACCAAAGCGGGAATTTTTGTCTCGGGATTATGGTTACCGTTAACCCATTCAGAATCAGAAACCCCGGTTTCGGCCCTGTTGTCGGGAATTGTCGTCAAAGCCGGTGCGTTTCCCTTAGTTCGTTGCGCGCTAATTTTAGAAGAAGTCAGTCCCATTGTCCAACTTTTTGGTGTGGGAACAGCAATTTTAGGGGTGAGTTATGCCCTCTTTGAAAAAGATACTAAACGCCTGTTAGCCTTTAGCACCGTTTCCCAATTAGGGTGGATTATTTGCGCCCCCGCAGTCGCCGGGTTTTATGCCCTCACCCACGGATTAGTGAAATCGAGTTTGTTCCTAATTGCCGGTAATTTGCCCAGTCGTGACTTCAAAACCCTGCAAACTAATCCGATGCCTACCTCGTTATGGATTCCTCTGGTTGTAGCTAGTTTATCCATCTGTGGGTTTCCCTTGTTGGCGGGGTTTGAAGCTAAGATGCTAACCCTAAAAAATGTGCTGTCTTGGCAAAGCATTCCGATGAATTTGGCAGCGGTGGGAACGGTCATCTGCTTTTCTAAATTGATGTTTCTCCCTCATGGCAATGCTGAACCTAAAAAACCCATGCACATTGGGTTTTGGCTGGCGATCAGTCTCTTGTTGGGGGGATTAATTGTCGCCAATGCGGTTCATTATGAACTTTATACCCTTGCCAATATTCTCAAAGCAATTGGGATTGTGGTAGTGGGTGCGGTGATTTATCTAGCCCTCATTCAACGGTGGGCTTTGAATTTACCCCGAAAGTTCGAGGAATTTGAGCATTTGACCGGGGTGATGACGCTGATTGCAGTTCTGCTGTTCTGGTTGGCCTGGAGTGGGCATTAA
- a CDS encoding monovalent cation/H(+) antiporter subunit G has translation MIDLLSYGCIGVGIFFWFWGTFPLLGERSVLFKLHALSVSDTLGSMSITIGLLLQIPREWPLIMLALISLAIWNTILGYVLAYCSTAQESHD, from the coding sequence ATGATTGACCTCTTGAGTTATGGTTGTATCGGGGTAGGAATTTTCTTCTGGTTTTGGGGAACTTTTCCCTTACTAGGGGAGCGATCGGTGTTATTTAAGCTCCATGCTCTTTCGGTGTCGGATACCCTGGGTTCCATGTCGATTACCATTGGATTGCTGCTGCAAATCCCGAGGGAATGGCCTTTAATTATGCTGGCCCTGATTTCTTTAGCCATTTGGAATACAATTTTGGGATATGTCTTAGCCTATTGTTCCACTGCACAGGAGTCTCATGACTGA
- a CDS encoding DUF4040 domain-containing protein: MTDFYIYAIVALLPLSACMLVVQTNPFHALIIRGILGAVAALVYALWGAPDVALTEALMGTLLAVILSAVAVRSSMVMRLGFIEGEYPEGDRPAGKPIEDLRAVFAKRYMRLELVPYPDESALDQAFKDKEIHAIYMKPKPVAHGDRTFTTTLEKVTVYQTATRLKHLYEIMKEELPSETQVTYFNPLMSPLSSSEQH, from the coding sequence ATGACTGATTTTTATATCTATGCGATCGTGGCGCTGTTGCCCTTATCTGCTTGTATGTTAGTGGTGCAAACCAATCCCTTTCATGCCCTAATTATTCGGGGAATATTAGGGGCAGTGGCGGCCTTAGTTTATGCCCTGTGGGGAGCCCCAGATGTGGCATTAACAGAAGCGTTAATGGGAACCTTGCTGGCGGTTATCCTATCGGCGGTGGCGGTGCGTTCCTCAATGGTGATGCGCCTGGGATTTATTGAAGGGGAATATCCAGAAGGCGATCGCCCCGCAGGAAAACCCATTGAGGATTTACGAGCAGTCTTTGCCAAACGGTATATGCGCCTTGAATTAGTCCCCTATCCCGATGAATCAGCTTTGGACCAAGCCTTTAAAGACAAAGAAATTCATGCCATTTATATGAAGCCAAAGCCCGTCGCTCATGGCGATCGCACCTTCACAACTACCTTGGAAAAAGTAACCGTATATCAAACCGCTACGAGGCTTAAGCATCTTTATGAAATCATGAAAGAAGAGCTACCATCGGAGACACAGGTTACTTATTTCAATCCTTTAATGAGTCCCTTAAGTTCATCGGAGCAGCATTAA
- a CDS encoding Na(+)/H(+) antiporter subunit B — protein sequence MKWIYFLAGIALALKILFTSNSILTDESTFEIVQSVIQESGVPNAVSAIIFRNRLYDTIFEVVVFTIAIVGVKYLLADEKPIAHVHQFNDQPSIVLARLGATIAALVGVELAIRGHLSPGGGFAAGVAGGTAIGLIAITSSMELMQSIYKRWHTAIWEKISVIMFIGLAMFTLVGIELPHGQLGALVSGGILPVLNILVAIKVTLGSWAVILLFIRYRGLL from the coding sequence ATGAAATGGATTTATTTTCTCGCCGGGATAGCACTTGCTCTGAAAATTTTATTTACCTCTAACTCCATCCTAACCGATGAAAGCACCTTTGAAATTGTGCAGTCCGTGATTCAGGAGAGTGGGGTTCCTAATGCCGTATCCGCGATTATTTTTAGAAATCGCTTGTATGATACTATCTTTGAAGTTGTGGTATTTACCATCGCCATTGTGGGAGTAAAATATTTACTCGCGGACGAAAAGCCAATAGCTCATGTGCATCAATTCAACGATCAGCCCTCCATTGTTTTAGCCCGATTAGGGGCAACTATTGCCGCATTAGTTGGCGTCGAACTGGCAATTCGCGGCCATTTAAGTCCTGGGGGCGGATTTGCTGCCGGGGTAGCCGGAGGGACGGCGATCGGGTTAATCGCCATTACTTCCTCAATGGAACTGATGCAGTCAATTTATAAACGCTGGCATACCGCAATTTGGGAAAAAATTTCCGTCATCATGTTCATCGGATTAGCTATGTTCACCCTGGTGGGAATTGAATTACCGCATGGTCAGTTGGGCGCTTTGGTGAGTGGGGGAATTCTGCCGGTTTTAAACATTCTGGTGGCGATTAAAGTCACCTTGGGTTCCTGGGCAGTAATTTTGCTATTTATTCGCTATCGCGGCTTGTTGTGA
- a CDS encoding ATP-dependent nuclease — MITTLTLKNFKRIEQQTYEFAPFDLLVGRNNSGKSTILQALTIWQFCVDEFRRVKRRGKTGTQVVLPNFTALPVPEFNLLWREKTDRRYPKVNGSKKQEFILVEIDVTWIANTPEPKPCSFGVKLRYSSPQTIYAIPSEGWEHFRELEGDSNQTNSLLPVIAYVPPFSGLEPQEEWRDDGPLRKQIGKAQPGSVLRNLLLRVWENNPEDWAEIQKIIQRWFSVSLKPPQYERGVDTQIICEYEQDQKSYDIISGGSGFHQTLTLLAFFYGYQPTTILLDEPDAHLHVNLQREILDYFKNQKALQSNTQFLIATHAEEFIQGVDIRQIISLLDKVPKRVKAKPAILTAMADVSNLEITQLSELDIPVILYVEGETDERLLRGWSTPLGMQNKLNQVCFRVMRGGSKDKMRKDSDRHFVGVQQIIPHAKRLILFDYDDEGAYHPEPNNPVLYEWRRKNIENYLLVPDAWIRAAFQKIGMAEPELFSTPLRELIEGFFAGENLTRPPGQSWQTVKANIFQVVNGKKLLFENPDSLFQQLKNYESPLPSLSVLELTRDIVAATMRADEIHEDVHQFFDKLSQLLQ; from the coding sequence GTGATTACCACCCTAACTTTAAAAAACTTTAAACGAATTGAACAACAAACCTACGAGTTCGCTCCATTTGACCTGCTAGTTGGACGCAATAATAGTGGAAAAAGTACCATCCTCCAAGCCTTGACCATTTGGCAGTTTTGTGTGGATGAGTTCCGGCGAGTGAAACGGCGGGGCAAAACAGGCACCCAAGTTGTTCTTCCTAACTTTACTGCACTTCCAGTCCCGGAATTTAACCTACTTTGGCGAGAAAAAACGGACCGACGCTATCCCAAAGTCAATGGATCTAAAAAGCAAGAATTTATCTTGGTGGAAATTGATGTTACTTGGATTGCGAATACCCCTGAACCGAAACCTTGCTCTTTTGGGGTAAAATTACGATATAGTTCGCCTCAAACCATTTATGCAATTCCTTCAGAAGGATGGGAGCATTTTAGGGAGTTGGAAGGAGACTCCAATCAAACTAATTCCCTGTTACCTGTGATTGCTTATGTCCCTCCTTTCTCTGGTTTAGAACCCCAGGAAGAATGGCGAGATGATGGACCATTACGCAAGCAAATTGGTAAGGCCCAGCCCGGAAGCGTACTCCGGAATCTGTTGTTACGAGTTTGGGAAAATAATCCCGAAGATTGGGCCGAAATTCAAAAAATCATTCAACGGTGGTTTAGCGTGAGTTTAAAACCTCCTCAATATGAAAGAGGGGTAGATACCCAAATTATTTGTGAATATGAACAGGATCAGAAATCTTACGATATTATTTCTGGGGGGAGTGGGTTTCACCAGACTCTAACGCTATTGGCATTTTTCTATGGTTATCAACCTACAACTATTTTACTCGATGAACCCGATGCTCATCTTCATGTGAATTTGCAACGAGAAATTTTAGATTATTTCAAAAATCAAAAAGCCCTTCAAAGCAATACGCAATTTTTGATTGCCACCCATGCCGAGGAATTTATTCAAGGGGTGGATATTCGTCAAATCATTTCTTTACTTGACAAAGTACCCAAGCGAGTGAAGGCAAAACCGGCAATTTTAACGGCAATGGCGGATGTTTCTAATCTGGAAATTACGCAACTTTCCGAACTGGATATCCCGGTAATTTTATATGTAGAGGGAGAAACAGATGAGCGTCTTTTAAGGGGGTGGTCCACGCCTTTAGGAATGCAAAATAAACTGAATCAAGTTTGTTTTCGGGTGATGCGCGGGGGTTCCAAAGACAAAATGAGGAAAGATAGCGATCGCCATTTTGTCGGAGTACAACAAATTATTCCCCATGCGAAACGCCTGATTTTATTTGACTATGACGATGAGGGGGCATATCATCCCGAACCCAACAATCCCGTACTTTATGAATGGCGACGGAAAAATATTGAAAATTATTTGCTAGTTCCCGATGCCTGGATCCGGGCAGCGTTTCAAAAAATTGGCATGGCAGAACCGGAACTCTTTTCAACCCCTCTGCGAGAATTAATTGAAGGGTTCTTTGCCGGAGAAAATCTAACCCGGCCCCCGGGTCAATCTTGGCAAACAGTTAAAGCTAATATTTTTCAGGTGGTCAATGGGAAAAAACTCCTGTTTGAAAATCCCGACTCCCTGTTTCAGCAACTTAAAAACTACGAGTCTCCCCTGCCATCTCTTTCTGTCCTAGAGTTAACTCGGGATATCGTTGCCGCTACTATGAGGGCGGATGAAATTCATGAAGATGTTCATCAGTTCTTTGATAAATTAAGTCAACTTCTGCAGTAG
- a CDS encoding SWIM zinc finger family protein, with amino-acid sequence MATFSRTWWGKRFIEALEDFSDSSRLGRGRAYAKNGKIKEYRIINNQITAKVRGSVNPYFGVYKEPLYTTKIEIAPISPAQWSKAIKAIASNASFVSKLLMNEVPDNIDSAFAELKLHLLPDSRKDFKTSCSCPDYANPCKHIAGVYYLVAQQLDSDPFLLFELRGISREDLQHELAKTPLGEALSASLHETAIAPQPSESYYTQPERVPLNATADLKEFWMGAKRLPPPPPPSQPAIVPAILIKKAGDFPPFWHKDISFLDVMSEFYTRVKTKNKDVL; translated from the coding sequence ATGGCAACATTTAGCAGAACCTGGTGGGGAAAACGCTTTATTGAAGCATTAGAAGACTTTAGCGATTCCAGCCGACTGGGACGGGGCAGGGCCTACGCCAAAAATGGTAAAATCAAAGAGTATCGGATTATCAACAACCAAATTACTGCCAAAGTGCGGGGTTCGGTGAATCCCTATTTTGGGGTGTACAAAGAACCGCTTTATACCACCAAAATTGAAATCGCCCCGATTTCTCCCGCGCAATGGTCCAAAGCAATTAAAGCCATTGCGTCAAATGCCAGTTTCGTCTCCAAACTGTTAATGAATGAAGTGCCGGATAATATCGATTCCGCCTTTGCTGAGTTGAAACTGCATTTACTTCCAGACAGTCGCAAAGACTTTAAAACAAGCTGTTCCTGTCCCGACTATGCTAACCCTTGTAAACATATTGCTGGGGTTTATTATTTAGTCGCCCAGCAATTAGATTCCGACCCCTTCTTACTCTTTGAACTGCGGGGAATTTCTCGGGAAGACTTGCAACATGAACTGGCAAAAACCCCATTAGGAGAAGCCCTTTCTGCCTCTTTGCATGAAACTGCGATCGCCCCACAACCCTCGGAATCCTATTACACCCAACCCGAACGAGTCCCTCTCAATGCCACCGCCGATTTAAAAGAATTTTGGATGGGTGCCAAACGACTGCCACCGCCACCGCCACCCTCCCAACCGGCGATCGTACCTGCCATTCTGATTAAAAAAGCCGGAGATTTTCCTCCCTTTTGGCACAAAGATATTTCCTTCCTGGATGTTATGTCTGAATTTTACACTCGGGTCAAAACCAAAAATAAAGACGTTTTGTAA
- a CDS encoding DEAD/DEAH box helicase yields the protein MKILHGTWIPNNTSEFIRQGRFYLWVETIPKPSRKKPSLRHPAHLEKAELAEFLRANLGIPEVGENGIKNRISSQYFILPTTGDKPLPSVELFRYLEDEPPESCEFHPWEIDCYHVEDIVKSSTIKSVIKTLNDLHFIAINNLAEVQLGADLLFWYQYSQSFKQIILKDQYIPSLKYSTLTSNTSKSGKGKKAKTVQSDEYYSSWEILSDQYETDIQHYSAAMPLACVAGFAAIPKPLEFYERSTLLRHFSECLLNNIVGETPIPQTFGKQFNDSFIYTSYSSQKRPDVSREVYQQWATWKDRLSGAQLTAPFYLCFQLQEGTRDQPDLWRINFVAASKKDPSLKLPLEDYWHLSKTEKNTFQKNFGKDFEKNLLLNLGYAARMYPLLSKGLETDRPTGLEITLSEAFDFLKESAWILEDSGYKVIVPAWWTPEGRRRATLRLKASSKKKSTGQGNKGLFSLQQIIQYKYELSIAGQPVSEQEWQQLVEAKTPLVQFRGEWIELDAKKMQQMLEFWQSHKDEQPEMSLQEFMQKISDASDEIEVEQDEVLAEMMAKLRDSSRLEPIENPAQLQGTLREYQKRGVAWVQYLEQLGLNGCLADDMGLGKSLQVIACLVLEREGEEKPLPTLLIAPTSVIGNWQREIERFAPHITSMVHHGSDRLKDEKEFKAESLKYDVVITSFTLARKDEKLFKRVNWHRVVVDEAQNIKNPQAAQTKAIAKLPSTHRLALTGTPIENRLLDLWSIFNFLNPGYLGKESQFRKGFEMPIQKDNDPIKSTTLKRLVEPFILRRVKTDRSIIKDLPDKVEQKQYCNLTKEQASLYEAVVKDVAEQLEEAEGIQRKGLILSTLMKLKQVCNHPAQFLQDNSEFLPSRSHKLERLVEMVEEVIAEGESLLIFSQFTQICEALEKYLKQTFHYKTHYLHGGTPRQKREKMIAEFQDPETEPSIFILSLKAGGVGITLTKANHVFHFDRWWNPAVEDQATDRAFRIGQEKNVFVHKFIAIGTLEERIDRTLEDKKRLSSAIVGNDESWLTELDNDSFKKLIALNKQAILE from the coding sequence ATGAAAATCCTTCATGGCACCTGGATCCCCAACAACACCAGCGAATTCATTCGTCAGGGTCGATTTTACCTCTGGGTCGAAACGATTCCCAAACCCAGCCGGAAAAAGCCCAGTTTACGCCATCCCGCTCATTTAGAAAAAGCGGAATTGGCGGAATTTTTGCGGGCAAACTTGGGAATTCCTGAAGTAGGTGAAAATGGGATTAAAAATCGTATTTCCTCTCAGTATTTTATTCTACCTACTACGGGAGATAAACCCCTCCCTTCTGTCGAACTGTTTCGCTACCTAGAAGATGAACCCCCGGAAAGCTGCGAGTTTCATCCTTGGGAGATTGATTGCTATCATGTCGAAGATATCGTCAAATCCTCTACTATCAAGTCGGTCATTAAAACCTTAAATGATTTACATTTCATCGCCATCAATAACCTCGCTGAAGTTCAGTTAGGGGCTGATTTACTGTTTTGGTATCAATACAGCCAATCCTTCAAACAAATTATCCTCAAAGACCAGTATATCCCCTCTTTAAAATATTCCACCCTCACCTCAAACACCTCAAAATCAGGGAAAGGTAAAAAAGCCAAAACTGTTCAATCCGATGAGTATTATTCCAGTTGGGAAATTTTATCGGACCAGTATGAAACCGATATCCAACACTACAGCGCGGCGATGCCATTGGCTTGTGTGGCGGGGTTTGCTGCTATTCCTAAACCTTTGGAATTTTACGAACGTTCCACATTGCTGCGCCATTTCTCAGAATGTTTGTTAAATAATATTGTGGGAGAAACTCCCATTCCCCAAACCTTTGGCAAACAGTTTAACGACAGTTTTATCTACACCAGTTACAGTAGCCAAAAAAGGCCCGATGTTTCCCGAGAAGTTTACCAGCAGTGGGCGACTTGGAAAGACCGATTATCCGGGGCACAATTAACCGCCCCATTTTACCTCTGTTTTCAACTCCAAGAAGGAACTAGAGATCAGCCGGACTTGTGGCGAATTAACTTTGTTGCCGCTTCTAAAAAAGACCCTTCTTTGAAACTGCCATTAGAAGACTATTGGCATCTGAGTAAAACCGAAAAAAATACTTTTCAAAAAAACTTTGGAAAAGACTTTGAAAAGAATCTGCTGTTAAATTTAGGCTATGCGGCCCGGATGTATCCGTTACTTTCCAAAGGGCTAGAAACGGACCGTCCCACAGGGTTGGAAATAACTTTATCAGAAGCCTTTGATTTTCTCAAAGAAAGTGCTTGGATTTTAGAAGATTCCGGCTATAAAGTGATCGTTCCCGCATGGTGGACACCGGAAGGGCGCAGACGGGCAACCCTCCGCCTGAAAGCCTCCTCGAAAAAGAAATCAACGGGACAAGGGAACAAAGGTCTGTTTAGTTTACAGCAGATTATTCAATATAAATATGAGCTTTCCATTGCTGGACAGCCGGTGAGTGAACAGGAATGGCAGCAACTGGTTGAGGCAAAAACTCCCTTGGTCCAATTTCGCGGGGAATGGATTGAGTTGGACGCGAAAAAAATGCAACAAATGCTGGAATTTTGGCAGTCTCATAAAGATGAACAGCCGGAAATGTCCTTGCAAGAGTTTATGCAGAAAATCAGCGATGCCTCCGATGAGATTGAGGTGGAACAGGATGAAGTTTTAGCGGAAATGATGGCTAAACTTCGCGATAGTAGTCGTCTGGAACCCATTGAAAATCCCGCGCAGTTGCAAGGGACATTGAGAGAATATCAAAAACGTGGGGTTGCCTGGGTGCAATACTTGGAACAGTTGGGACTCAATGGCTGCCTTGCGGATGATATGGGGTTGGGAAAATCGTTACAAGTGATTGCCTGTTTGGTGTTAGAACGAGAGGGAGAAGAGAAACCTTTACCGACGTTATTAATTGCGCCAACTTCGGTGATTGGCAACTGGCAACGGGAGATTGAACGGTTTGCACCCCATATTACCTCAATGGTGCATCACGGCAGCGATCGCCTCAAAGATGAAAAGGAATTCAAAGCCGAAAGTTTAAAGTATGATGTGGTGATTACTTCGTTTACTTTGGCCCGCAAAGATGAAAAACTATTTAAGCGGGTCAACTGGCATCGGGTTGTGGTGGATGAAGCGCAAAATATCAAGAATCCGCAAGCGGCACAAACCAAGGCGATCGCCAAACTTCCCTCCACCCATCGCCTCGCTTTAACGGGAACCCCGATTGAAAACCGCCTGTTAGATTTATGGTCGATTTTCAATTTTCTGAATCCCGGATATTTGGGGAAAGAATCCCAGTTCCGCAAAGGGTTTGAAATGCCCATTCAAAAAGACAATGACCCGATTAAATCCACCACGTTGAAACGATTGGTGGAACCCTTTATCCTGCGGCGGGTGAAAACGGACCGTTCGATTATTAAGGATTTGCCCGATAAGGTCGAACAGAAACAATATTGCAACCTCACCAAAGAACAGGCATCGTTATATGAGGCGGTGGTCAAAGATGTCGCAGAACAGTTAGAAGAAGCGGAAGGAATTCAGCGGAAAGGCTTGATTTTATCCACTCTGATGAAACTTAAGCAAGTTTGTAACCATCCCGCCCAATTTTTACAAGATAACAGCGAGTTTTTACCCTCGCGATCGCATAAATTGGAACGGCTAGTAGAGATGGTGGAGGAAGTCATCGCCGAAGGAGAAAGCCTGCTGATTTTCAGCCAATTCACCCAAATTTGTGAGGCATTAGAAAAATACCTCAAACAGACTTTTCATTACAAAACCCACTACCTACATGGGGGAACCCCGCGTCAAAAACGGGAAAAAATGATTGCGGAGTTTCAAGACCCCGAAACCGAACCTTCTATCTTTATTCTGTCTTTAAAAGCTGGGGGGGTGGGGATTACCCTGACGAAAGCCAATCACGTTTTCCACTTCGATCGCTGGTGGAACCCGGCAGTGGAAGATCAAGCCACCGATCGCGCCTTCCGAATTGGACAAGAAAAAAATGTGTTTGTCCATAAATTTATTGCGATCGGGACCCTGGAAGAACGGATCGATCGCACCCTGGAAGATAAAAAGCGCCTCTCTTCGGCGATCGTCGGCAATGATGAATCCTGGCTAACTGAACTGGATAACGACAGTTTCAAAAAACTGATTGCCTTAAATAAACAAGCAATTTTGGAGTAA
- a CDS encoding SDR family NAD(P)-dependent oxidoreductase yields MTKPLEGKVTVVTGATRGLGKGIAIGLGEAGATVYITGRSLDPSTGEGQLSGSLRETEAAVEAAGGLCIPVQVDHSDDDQVRSLFDRIQSDFGHLDLLVNNVYAGVQALMNSQGRPFWESEPSFWDACNNVGLRSHYVTSVLAARMMTPRQQGMICTISSWGGLSYIFGVPYGVGKSGCDRLAADMAVELKPYNVASLSIWPGIVGTEQMSSMADQMAASETNDRQFSGFQERYNWETPLLTGRAIAALAADPTVMQHTGRVQIVAEVAQRYGLVDEDGTSPGSLRSLRFLLPFAVPQLRPYANLIPNLNLPWSLMLLSRLGSPRLG; encoded by the coding sequence ATGACTAAACCACTTGAGGGCAAAGTTACGGTTGTCACTGGGGCGACCAGGGGCTTGGGCAAAGGCATCGCCATTGGACTGGGGGAAGCGGGGGCGACGGTGTATATCACCGGGCGGAGTCTGGACCCTTCGACTGGAGAGGGGCAGCTTTCTGGGAGTCTGAGAGAGACGGAAGCGGCAGTGGAAGCGGCAGGGGGTCTCTGTATTCCCGTGCAGGTGGACCATAGCGATGATGACCAAGTGCGATCGCTGTTTGACCGGATTCAATCAGATTTCGGACACCTTGACCTGTTGGTAAATAATGTATATGCCGGGGTGCAAGCGTTAATGAATAGTCAGGGTCGGCCATTCTGGGAGAGTGAACCGAGTTTTTGGGATGCTTGTAACAATGTGGGTCTACGGAGTCACTATGTGACCAGTGTGTTGGCGGCGCGGATGATGACGCCGCGTCAGCAGGGGATGATTTGTACGATTTCCTCTTGGGGAGGGTTATCTTATATTTTCGGAGTGCCTTATGGGGTGGGGAAATCCGGTTGCGATCGCCTCGCAGCAGATATGGCAGTGGAACTCAAACCCTATAATGTCGCCTCCCTCTCCATTTGGCCGGGGATTGTGGGAACAGAACAAATGTCCAGTATGGCGGATCAAATGGCGGCAAGTGAGACGAACGATCGCCAATTTTCTGGATTCCAAGAACGCTACAACTGGGAAACACCCCTGTTGACGGGACGGGCGATCGCCGCCTTAGCTGCGGACCCCACTGTGATGCAGCACACCGGACGGGTGCAGATTGTGGCAGAAGTGGCGCAACGGTATGGACTGGTGGACGAAGATGGCACCTCCCCAGGGTCGTTAAGGTCCCTGCGCTTTCTCCTCCCCTTTGCCGTCCCCCAATTGAGACCTTATGCCAACCTAATTCCCAATTTGAACCTGCCTTGGTCCCTCATGCTGCTGAGTCGCTTGGGTTCACCCCGTCTGGGTTGA
- the arfB gene encoding alternative ribosome rescue aminoacyl-tRNA hydrolase ArfB, with translation MLQISNTVSILENEIQISAVRSQGAGGQNVNKVATAIHLRFDIKASSLPERYKNRLLSRSDHRITQEGVIIIKAQESRSQLENRQEALMRLQELIKSAVAVPKKRFKSKPTRSSQRKRLDSKTKRGQIKAMRRKVMD, from the coding sequence ATGCTACAAATTTCCAACACCGTCAGTATCCTAGAAAACGAAATTCAAATTAGTGCGGTTCGTTCTCAAGGGGCGGGGGGGCAAAATGTAAATAAGGTGGCAACCGCGATTCATTTGCGTTTTGATATCAAAGCATCCTCCCTGCCGGAACGTTATAAAAACCGCCTATTGAGTCGAAGCGATCATCGGATTACCCAAGAGGGGGTAATTATTATTAAGGCTCAAGAATCTCGCAGTCAGTTAGAAAACCGCCAGGAAGCCTTGATGCGGTTGCAAGAGTTGATTAAAAGTGCTGTTGCTGTGCCTAAAAAGCGTTTTAAAAGCAAACCCACCCGCAGTTCTCAGCGCAAACGTCTCGATAGCAAAACGAAGCGGGGACAGATTAAAGCGATGAGACGGAAGGTTATGGATTAA